A single window of Methanothermobacter marburgensis str. Marburg DNA harbors:
- a CDS encoding methyl-coenzyme M reductase family protein, protein MYSLVVFTGGPHNFHELEEFVEDAGGLIIQRDTFSVHRGQYFLRNEVRVLCIIPSADEETLRETARRIKGEIEGLDVNQDVLERIKSLLEVYDRLAEEPSWTPGDEIVADDGLLDEMVDMELIERRKMGHRVEYRLL, encoded by the coding sequence ATGTATTCCCTAGTGGTCTTCACAGGGGGACCCCATAACTTCCATGAACTTGAGGAATTTGTTGAGGATGCCGGTGGCCTTATAATCCAGAGGGACACATTCAGTGTTCACAGGGGCCAGTACTTCCTGAGAAATGAGGTCAGAGTCCTATGCATCATTCCCAGCGCAGATGAAGAAACACTCAGAGAGACCGCCCGCCGGATAAAGGGGGAAATAGAGGGCCTGGATGTTAATCAAGATGTCCTTGAGAGGATAAAGTCCCTTCTTGAGGTCTATGATAGGCTCGCAGAGGAACCCTCATGGACCCCCGGAGATGAGATTGTGGCCGATGACGGCCTCCTTGATGAGATGGTTGACATGGAACTCATTGAAAGAAGAAAGATGGGTCATAGGGTCGAGTACCGTCTGCTATGA